GGCATTAACTGCAATGCTTCAACCCATCCTTGTATCACTTGCGTCACTCCAAATTCTGATGGGGTTCCTCTATTAACTGAACTATCAAATACCTTGCCGTCGATAGTTGTTCCGTGATAATGAACTTTTACTTTATCAGTAGAAACTGGCTTTGCTCCTGTTCCCTCAGTAAGTACTAAATACTGTAAGCCACTGGCTGTAGTTTTAACTCCTTCTTTAGTTGCGTTTTGAGCAAGAAAATCTTCTCCAACCTTTTTGCCAGCTTCAGCTTTACGTGCGAACTCTTTTTGAAAATAGCTCTGAATATAAGCATTACACTCTTGCGATTGTATAAGTAAAGGCTGCTTTGATAATATATCAGAAATTGCCTTCGATAGTATTTCAATATTGGGCTCCAAACCTTGATTTGAAATATTTTCTCCAATATTAATTCCAATAGAATAACTTAGTGAATCGATGGCGTTGTTTAATTGTGCAAAAGAACTTTTTGTAATAAAGAGAAAAAGAAAAGCAGCTGAATACTTAAATACCTTGTTCATTTCGTTTTAAAAATTATGTTTTTGTTGTATTAATAACATGCAAAATGCAAAATTATTTGCTCAGTCATAAAATTACTGAAATAAATATCCGTTAGCTCTAAGTTGGCTGTTGGTATAGTTTTTGAACCGCTCAATAACATAAAACCATTTTATACTACGATGATCAAAACAATTTTAAATTTACCATTGAGTTTTGCCCAATCTATGGTGAGCAAATTTTCCTTATTGAGTGGAAAAATAAGAGAAAAACTCAATGAACCCATTCAATCAAATTTTCTAAGTCTCAATGGTGTAATTCAATCAATTAGTGCTGCAGTAATAGTTTTTGCTGTCGCATTTATTGCCCAACCATATGGCATCTCTCAGTTTTCAAGTCCAAATAAAACATTCTTTATTGGTGCCTTAGCTCTAAGTGCTTTTGTAGGCTTGGGTATTTCATTATTCGCTCTACCGTCTATTTTTTCTTCATTCTATAATAAGAATAAGTGGACAGTAAGTAAGGCAATTCTAGGAAATGTAATTACAGCGTTTTTCTGTGGATTAAGTGTAATGGTGTTTGGAAACCAAATCGGTTTAACACAATTTGACCTTCCTATGGAGCTATTGAAGTTTACAGCAATTTTTGCAGCTGTGTCATTGATTTATAATTTCATACTTCAATCAATATTAAACAAAAGGTTCGATCAAAAATCAGAAGTTCTAACAAGTAAGATAATTGGAATGGAGCTTATTGAGAATAAATCAAAGGTTTTCCCTATTGCTAAGTTTGTAGGTGCAAATGATGTTATTTCTCTCGTACCAAATCAACTTATTAAAGTTGAAATGTCTAAATACAGCTCTGAATTTGTTTTTCAAAATCTTTTTGGAACTGCGGTTAAAACATTAGATATTTCTGAGAACGAGGTGAGGAAAGAAATTTCAAACTACGAGCAATTCATTCAGCTAGATAAAAACGTATTTATTAATAAAAACGCCATTTCGCAAGCAACTGGTGATGCGGCAGGTATCAAAGTAGCTGTTCATAAAGTAAATGATTCCATTAGGGTTTCTAAAAAGTACCTAAAGAATCTTTAATTAACTTTTCGCAAAAGACTATAGCCGAAATTCTGAAATAGAGTTTCGGCTTTTTTATTGATTCCTTTTAAAGAATCTTCATCCAATCACCTTTCGCTTTTAAGACAAGTTCAATCACTTCCCTTACAGCACCTTCGCCACCTTTCTTTTCCGTAATGTAGTTTGCCTGCTCAAGTACTTCTGGAACTGCATCGCATGGACATGCGGAAAAAACATCTCTCTGCGACATAATTTGCAAATCTGGCAGATCATCGCCGATATAAAGCACTTGCTCAGCTTTTAGCCCCTTTTCATTTAAGAAAGAATCAAATATTTCTAATTTTCCATAGGTCGAAACTGCTATGTGAATATTTTCAATTCCCAATCCGCTTAATCTTGTTCTTATGCTTTCTTGTTTCCCGCCGGAAATGACTGCCAACTCATAGCCAAGTCTTGCGGCTACTTGCACTGCGTATCCGTCTTTAACATTAAATATACGCTGTACATCGTTTTCACCTACAAGAAGAGTGGCATTTGTAAAAACACCATCAACATCGAAAACCAACGCCTTTATTCCTTCTATTTTTTCTTTTAACTCTATTGTCATATTCGCATCGCTTTTTACTAAATAATATTAATCCAAATTTTAACTTATTGGTTTCCTCTCAAAATAGAACTGGTCCATCCTTTTGGTCAAAATTCTAAAATTAGTCAAAAAAAAAAGCGGTGATTTCTCACCGCTTTCTCTTAATAACTTAACATTAGATTTTTCCTTTGTTAAGTTCATCTTGCCAATTTTTTAGCTCATCCCACTTACCATCACGAGCAAGTGCTGCTTGTGCTGGCCATGTTGTAGGATCATGCATTTGAAATCTTGAACCAGCATCTTCAAGAATCTTCTTCACTCTTGAAGCATCACTAGCAGCTAGATCCGCAAAAGTATAAATACCTGCTTTGTGGCATAGTTCCTCTATTTTAGGCCCGATACCCTCCACTACTTTGAGATCGTCTTTCTTAGCTGGCTTACTAGGCTTAGCAGCAACGGCCGCTACAGCAGCCATAGCGGCAACAGGAGCAGTGACTCCCGCAGCAGCAGCAACAGCTCCACCTACAGACACCTTAGATTTACGGCAGGCATCTAACTCGCCTTCTAAAAAGTTAATTCTATCTTGTAACTCACTTGCATGAGCTTTATATCTATTGATTTGTCTTGACAACCACCACCACAGAAACAAAAGTGGTATAAGCCAGAAAAGAAATACATCCCAAGGGAAGTTTGAAAAAAGACATGATAAGTTTTCCATTGTTTTAATGTTTTGAGGTTTTTAATTAGTTCATGAGTCTTATAGAGACTCTTCTATTTTTTGCTTTGTTTTCTGGGGAATCGTTTGGCACAGTCGGCTCAGATTCTCCCTTTCCGTCGGTTATTAATTGGTCACCAGTAAAACCATCAGCTATAAGCAAATCTTTAATTTGTTGAGCTCTACGCTCAGATAAGATTTGGTTAGAAGCCTCTGTACCATCGCTATCGGAGTGGCCTGTGATACTCAATTTTTTGTCAGGATGTGCAGCTAGATAAGCTTTGGCCGTTTCCAAGAAGTTTGTTACTTCTTCGTTTCGGTTAATGCCTGATCTGTTTACCTCAAAATAAACATCTAATGGAGTGAAGAGTAATTCTTCTTCGGTGGTCATTTCTTCTACTACAACGGGCTCTTCAACTACAACGGGTGCCACGGTTTCTACAGGTGCAGCAATTTCTGCATTACATGTAGGCCTACGGTTTTCATTGCAATTCCAAAACCAACTGTACAGAAATGACCCTAATAAAATTAAAAGGGGGATCAAAAATCTGTTCATGATCGTTTTTGTTGGGGGTTAAAAGGTTATGATAATTTAAAAATAACCTATGTGGATAAATAAGTTATCATAGCAATATACGATTCTTCTTAGCAAAAAGTCACACTTTTCCCCAAGAAATTAACCATATAACCTAGTAAAACCCTAAAAAAAACTAAGAACTAGCGATTCATCGTCATTAAGAACTCCTCGTTATTACGAGTACCTTTCATTTTGTCCAAGAGAAACTCCATTGCTTCCATTGGATTCATGTCAGAAATGTATTTGCGTAGCAACCAAACTTTATTCATTTCGTCTTTATGCATTAACAAGTCTTCTCTTCTTGTACCCGATGTTAATATATCTATAGATGGATATACTCGCTTATTGGACAACCTGCGGTCAAGTTGCAATTCCATGTTACCCGTACCTTTGAACTCCTCAAAAATAACTTCGTCCATTTTAGAACCTGTATCTATCAAGGCAGTTGCCACAATAGTAAGTGATCCTCCATTTTCAATATTTCGAGCTGCTCCAAAGAATCTTTTTGGTCTGTGAAGTGCATTTGCATCTACCCCACCAGAAAGTATTTTACCAGATGAAGGAATAACAGTGTTATAAGCTCTAGCAAGTCTCGTTAGAGAATCTAGCAAAATGACTACGTCATGTCCACTTTCTACTAGTCTTTTTGCTTTTTCGAGCACCATTCCAGTCACTTTTACGTGACGGTCGGCAGTTTCATCAAATGTTGACGAAATAACTTCTGCTCTTACACTACGAGCCATGTCAGTTACCTCCTCAGGTCTTTCATCAATGAGCAATATGATCAAGTAAACCTCTGGGTGGTTTCGTGTGATCGCATTTGCAATTTCTTTTAACAATACTGTTTTACCAGTTTTAGGCTGTGCTACGATCATACCACGTTGCCCTTTACCTATCGGTGCAAAAAGGTCTAAAACCCTTGTTGACATGATATCTGGCTTAGTAGACAAGGAAATTTTTTCATCTGGGAATAAAGGAGTCAGGTATTCAAATGGAACCCTATCTCTAATCTCCTCCGAAGTCTTCCCGTTAACCGAAATAACTTTTAATAGAGCAAAGTACTTTTCACCGTCTTTAGGAGGGCGTACAGTACCTTTAATGGTATCTCCCGTTTTTAAACCAAATAGCTTAATCTGTGATGGCGATACATAGATATCATCTGGACTTGCTAGGTAATTGTAATCTGCTGAACGCATAAAACCATAGCTACCTTCTTGCACAATTTCCAATACTCCTTCATTGTCGATCAATCCATCAAACTCTTTCACAAGGTTGTTGAATTGCTTTTTAATGTTGCGAGCATAATCCTCTTGCCTTTTTACCTCTTTAGGGTCTTTAGGCTCTTTATCATCGTCGTCATCATCTATTCCCAGATCTTCATCTGTGATATCAGGAATTTCTTCTTCTATCTCGCTTAAATCAATATCGTCTACTACTGGCTCGGGAATATCAACTTGACCTTTCTCTTTTTTGTCTACAGAGGATTCATCTTTGTCCTGCTTTAGCTTTGGCTTATCTGAGAAAAGTGTATCTCCAGATTTGACCATTCTTTTTCTTGCCCTAGGTCTTTTACTATCCTTCGATTCGTCAGATGTAGTTTTCTTTGGCTCCTCTTTAGCTTTTTCTTGAGGTTTTGGATTATTTTCTAAAATCTTAGTAATTAGCTCTTTTTTGGACAAGTTTGATACAGACTTTATACCTAATTCTGCACAAATGCTTTTTAACTCAGGAAGCACCTTAGTTTTTAAATCTTTTTCTTGGTACATATAAAAGGTTGATTTACTCGAAAGTATTTACCCGTAAGGTCATGTTAACCTTCAGGCCTTTATAAAATTTGAATTTTTTTTTGACAAAATTTGAAATAAGAATCTTCTCGATTAAGAAGTTTTGGTCGATAAATTCTAGGTTGATTGAAACCAGGGAAGTGTGTTTCGATTTCGATGCAATGTTAAAAGGAAATTTCTAAAATGTCAAAATAAACTGCATTGAATTAATCAATTTACTAAAAAACCTTCGAAAACCATCATTGCAGGTCCAATGAGTTTGATATTTTGATAGCCTTTTCCAATTTTATCGAAACTAATACTCAAATTCCCACCTAGCGTTGTGACTTTTATAGGTGAATTCATTTCTTTTACACTATTAATGATAAGTGCACAAGCCGTAACACCTGTTCCACAACTATACGTTTCATCCTCTACTCCTCTTTCAAAGGTTCTAACTGAAATTTCTTGCTTACCCTTCTGCTCTAAGAAATTCACATTTGTCCCGCCTTTTTGCTGCCAAAAGTCAGAATTCCTGATTGCAGCTCCTTCTCCAAAAACATCAAAGTCAGAAACGTTTTCTACAAATTGAACGACGTGAGGAGAGCCTGTATTACAAAAATAATCTCCATTCTGAGACTCTAGCTCTTTTACATCTACCATTCCAAGAGATACTGTTCCATCTGACAATACTTCTGCTTCGTGTAATCCATCCACAGCAATAAACCTTGTTTCTTTGGTAAAAAGCCCCAAATCATGTGCAAACTTCACAGTGCACCTACCTCCATTTCCGCACATACTGCCTTCGGCACCATCTGCGTTGTGATAGATCATTCGAAAGTCATACCCATCCTCAAGGGTTAGGAATATAAGTCCGTCAGCACCAACCCCAAAACGCCTATGACACAATTTTGCGATATCTTTTTGACTCAAAGAAATTGAATTATCGCGATTATCAATCATCACGAAATCATTGCCAGTACCTTGGTATTTATAGAATTTCATATCCCTCACAAACAGAATTGCCAACAAATTAATTCATAAAAAAAGCCACCTTATAAAGGTGGCATTTTCCAACACAAATTATGAAAAAGCTATTACTTATATTCTTTAATATTTTATTTCAATTCTTTGATCTTAGCTGCTTTACCATGCTTACCTCTTAGGTAGAACAATTTAGCTCTTCTCACTTTTCCTTTACGGATAAGCTCAAGCTTCTCTATACTAGGAGACAATATAGGAAAAATTCTTTCAACACCAATACCATTAGAAATTTTTCTAACAGTGAATGTTTCACCATTTCCGCCTTTATTTCTTCTTTGAATTACCGCTCCTTGAAATACCTGAATACGCTCTTTGTTTCCTTCTTTGATACGTACGTGTACGTTTACAGTGTCACCTGCCTTGAAATCTGGCATTTGAGTTTTTTCTGCATTTAACTCCTGCTCGATTGATTTGATAATGTCGCTCATTTTACTTTGAATTATTGTTTAAGAAATGCTAAGAAAGAGGCTACATATCAGGAAATGTGCAGCGTTCCTAAATTTCGGAGTGCAAAGGTAAAAATTCTTTGTCTTTTAACAATGATTTTACTTACAATTTAACTCTGCCCCAGCCAATTGTGGAAATCATCCAATTTGGGAGATTTTTTGCCACTCCTCTTTTTTTAAGGTTGATGTACCACCCAAGCTTTTTCATAATAGGAACCCTATGTGTCTCTACAAACTCTACCAAAGTCCCATCTGGGTCTTGAATGTAACTAAATCGCCCTCCTGCTTCGCCCATATCAAATGTTTCACCACTGTCTACAGTAAAGCTAAAGCCCGCATTTTTGCACCTTTCTTTAAGTATATTCATATCTAATGTATCGAAACATAAATGAATATAACCTAAATCCCCCCAGCTTCTTCCTTCAAATATCGTATGCACACTTGTGCTTAAACACTGAACCAGCTCTATTTCTATATTTCCTAATAGCTTAGAAAATGCTCCTATTCCTTTATTTGTTTTTCTCAAAAGCACCCTTCTGAACCTTTCATTACCCCTTGGCATGTCTTTGTAATCATCAAAAACACCTTCTTCGTCATATACGAGCTCATCAATGCCTAATACATCTTTATATAGCTTAAGTGATTTTTCCATTTGAGACACACCTATTGTGACTCCCAATACTCCACCAGTTAGTGTTTTAGTGGCTTTAAACCATGATGTGTCTGGCAAAACTTCAATAGGATTTTCGTAATTGTCCTCAAGAATCATTTTCCTTCGGCCATCTGGACTGAAACTAGTTGAAAAACCCATTTGATCAGCTAGCTTCTCCACATTGGTAGTCTTTAGCTTTAAACTAAATATTCCCAAATCGCCAATTTGAGGTTTAAATTTAGGTGCCAGCGGCTCTGGACTATTGGATTGCCATATTTCAGCACCTCCACCACCTGCCATATTCATAGCGAGAATAGCTCTTCGCTCTCTAACTACGCCGTTGGTATGCGGTGTCATCAATTTAGCTTGTGCTACGTCATCAAACACAGGCACATCCAATTTGAAGTTTTTATTATACCATACAAATGA
This portion of the Spirosomataceae bacterium TFI 002 genome encodes:
- a CDS encoding FKBP-type peptidyl-prolyl cis-trans isomerase FklB; the encoded protein is MNKVFKYSAAFLFLFITKSSFAQLNNAIDSLSYSIGINIGENISNQGLEPNIEILSKAISDILSKQPLLIQSQECNAYIQSYFQKEFARKAEAGKKVGEDFLAQNATKEGVKTTASGLQYLVLTEGTGAKPVSTDKVKVHYHGTTIDGKVFDSSVNRGTPSEFGVTQVIQGWVEALQLMPTGSKWRLFIPSGLAYGPQGSRGIGPNEVLIFEVELIEIVKEG
- a CDS encoding transcription termination factor Rho; translation: MYQEKDLKTKVLPELKSICAELGIKSVSNLSKKELITKILENNPKPQEKAKEEPKKTTSDESKDSKRPRARKRMVKSGDTLFSDKPKLKQDKDESSVDKKEKGQVDIPEPVVDDIDLSEIEEEIPDITDEDLGIDDDDDDKEPKDPKEVKRQEDYARNIKKQFNNLVKEFDGLIDNEGVLEIVQEGSYGFMRSADYNYLASPDDIYVSPSQIKLFGLKTGDTIKGTVRPPKDGEKYFALLKVISVNGKTSEEIRDRVPFEYLTPLFPDEKISLSTKPDIMSTRVLDLFAPIGKGQRGMIVAQPKTGKTVLLKEIANAITRNHPEVYLIILLIDERPEEVTDMARSVRAEVISSTFDETADRHVKVTGMVLEKAKRLVESGHDVVILLDSLTRLARAYNTVIPSSGKILSGGVDANALHRPKRFFGAARNIENGGSLTIVATALIDTGSKMDEVIFEEFKGTGNMELQLDRRLSNKRVYPSIDILTSGTRREDLLMHKDEMNKVWLLRKYISDMNPMEAMEFLLDKMKGTRNNEEFLMTMNR
- a CDS encoding diaminopimelate epimerase — encoded protein: MKFYKYQGTGNDFVMIDNRDNSISLSQKDIAKLCHRRFGVGADGLIFLTLEDGYDFRMIYHNADGAEGSMCGNGGRCTVKFAHDLGLFTKETRFIAVDGLHEAEVLSDGTVSLGMVDVKELESQNGDYFCNTGSPHVVQFVENVSDFDVFGEGAAIRNSDFWQQKGGTNVNFLEQKGKQEISVRTFERGVEDETYSCGTGVTACALIINSVKEMNSPIKVTTLGGNLSISFDKIGKGYQNIKLIGPAMMVFEGFLVN
- a CDS encoding Outer membrane protein OmpA, translated to MNRFLIPLLILLGSFLYSWFWNCNENRRPTCNAEIAAPVETVAPVVVEEPVVVEEMTTEEELLFTPLDVYFEVNRSGINRNEEVTNFLETAKAYLAAHPDKKLSITGHSDSDGTEASNQILSERRAQQIKDLLIADGFTGDQLITDGKGESEPTVPNDSPENKAKNRRVSIRLMN
- a CDS encoding Catechol 2,3-dioxygenase, with the translated sequence MKEKETTLIAGIQQVGIGVKDAWNSFVWYNKNFKLDVPVFDDVAQAKLMTPHTNGVVRERRAILAMNMAGGGGAEIWQSNSPEPLAPKFKPQIGDLGIFSLKLKTTNVEKLADQMGFSTSFSPDGRRKMILEDNYENPIEVLPDTSWFKATKTLTGGVLGVTIGVSQMEKSLKLYKDVLGIDELVYDEEGVFDDYKDMPRGNERFRRVLLRKTNKGIGAFSKLLGNIEIELVQCLSTSVHTIFEGRSWGDLGYIHLCFDTLDMNILKERCKNAGFSFTVDSGETFDMGEAGGRFSYIQDPDGTLVEFVETHRVPIMKKLGWYINLKKRGVAKNLPNWMISTIGWGRVKL
- a CDS encoding LSU ribosomal protein L19P, with protein sequence MSDIIKSIEQELNAEKTQMPDFKAGDTVNVHVRIKEGNKERIQVFQGAVIQRRNKGGNGETFTVRKISNGIGVERIFPILSPSIEKLELIRKGKVRRAKLFYLRGKHGKAAKIKELK
- a CDS encoding 3-deoxy-D-manno-octulosonate 8-phosphate phosphatase (KDO 8-P phosphatase); translated protein: MTIELKEKIEGIKALVFDVDGVFTNATLLVGENDVQRIFNVKDGYAVQVAARLGYELAVISGGKQESIRTRLSGLGIENIHIAVSTYGKLEIFDSFLNEKGLKAEQVLYIGDDLPDLQIMSQRDVFSACPCDAVPEVLEQANYITEKKGGEGAVREVIELVLKAKGDWMKIL